GATCTGGTCGGCATAGATGTTCGGGGTGGCGCACTCAACGGTCGCGGGCAAGTTGAGGATCATCTTGTGCTCAGGCGTCGGGTTCCAGACCTCGATCACCGCATCACACACTTCCTTGGCGAACTCCAGCTCGGTTGCGCTGAAGGTCTCTGGCGAGTACTCAAACGTCCACTGGGTTTCTGGCTGCTGGGCGGCGTATTTGACGAACAGCTTGGCTGCGCTGACCGCGATTTCCTTAACGCCGTCCTTGTCTTGATTGAACACGATGCGCCGGAATGACGGGCTGGTGGCGTTGTACAAGTGGACGATAGCTTTTTTCGCCCCGCGCAACGATTCGAAGGTACGCGCGATCAAGTCTTCGCGGCCCTGGGTCAGCACCTGGATGGTGGTGTCGTCCGGGATATGGCCGTCTTCGATCAAGGTGCGCACGAAGTCGAAGTCAGTTTGCGATGCCGCCGGGAACGACGCCTCGATTTCTTTAACGCCAACACTGACCAGTGTCTTCCAGAAACGCAGCTTCTTCACCGCATCCATCGGCTCGATCAGCGACTGGTTGCCGTCGCGCAAATCGGAGCTGCACCAGATCGGCGCGCTGGTGATGGTTTTCGAAGGCCAGGTGCGGTCAGGCAAATCAATGACCGGGAAGGCGCGGTATTTGGAAGAAGGGTCTTTGAGCATGGTCATCAGGCAATCCTTATTGTGCAAGCCGTACACAGGCGGCTAGCCGAAAATATACAAAGCAAAAGGGCGAGGCACCGCAATTAGCTTTGCAGTCGTGCACTGACGAGGCAAAGGCTGCGATGTTGACGAAGCTGGATGAGGGTATGTGATGTGTTCATGACCTCAACCCTAACCATTGGTGCGAAGGATGGCAAGCAGGCAAAAAACATTGAGAGGAATGCTCGAATATGGCGGCTATTCGGGTTTTTATCGCGTTTTTTTAGTCAGGTTGTTTCATTAATTGCGCACCTTGCGCGCTTGGCATACATCTGATGCTGCTTGATGCAGGCAGTATCAGTCAGTCCTGGTTGAACCTGATGACTGCGCTTGCAAGCACTCATAAACCGGAGTGCCGCAAAACGGTGACCGGTCAGTATCAAAAACCGTGAAAACCTATGAAAAGCCTTATGTTTCGGTGCTTAGGCATGAGCATTGATGAGCGTTTTCACTTCATCACTCCAATCCCCGTAATACTTGATTCCGCTTCCACAGCAGCGTCACACGCTCTGTATCGAACAGTTATCAGCAGCCGAGTATTACCATGCGAATTTATAGCTACCTCTTTCTGATGATGGGTTGCGGTTTGGGTTTGACTGCGCCGGCAATCGCCTCGCCGGCCATCAACCCGGGGCCGATGTTCGGCTTTCTGGATGACGGTAAAAGCGCTGTTCTCAAGCGTATATACAACTCTGGAACCAGTACCGCATTCGTGAAGGTGGTGGTTCAGGAAATCATCTACGACGCCCAGGGCCAGCCCGTCGAGCAACCGCCAAAAACGCTTTCTGATGCACCGCTGGCCGAGCAGAACACGCTGCTGGCCAGCCCCGCCCGGATGATTATTCCCGCCAATGGCATGCAGTCTACCCGCCTGTTGTTTATGGGTGGCCGTGACCATGAGCGGTATTACCGCGTTCGCTTTATTCCGGTGTTGCCATCCAGTGCCGACACGTTTGACCAGAGTGCCGATGATCAGCAGACCTACAGCAAAGACCTGGCTGCGCAAGTAACCCTGTTGACGGGGTTCGGCACGCTCATGTTTGTCAGGCCGGACACGGTCAAGTTCGACACGCAACTTAAAGATGAAAAAGACACCTACAGCGTCTATAACGCAGGCAATAGTGTGATTGCTCTGGACTTTGTTAAAAGTTGCCATGTTGATAAAACAACGGACTGCTCGACCATTGCTCAGCACTACGTATTGCCCGGTAAAACGTATACGTTTTCTAAAGAACACAACAAGCTTCATAGCTTTGTGCTTCAAGAAGGCAAGGCTGAACGCAAGGTATCGTTTACCCGCGTTTGAATGTCAATTGCCCATAAATGATGTATCACCCCTTGACTATAAACCTGAAAAAGGATGTAAAAAATGCAACGCACTTTTATCGCTACTGTTAGCCCATTGGCCCTTGCCTTGTTTGCCGCCCTGGGCGCTACTCAAGTGTCTGCTGCCGACCCGATCGAAGTACAAGTTCAGTTGGTTGCCAGTATCCCATCAACTTCGTTTTACGTTGTTCCGGCACAAACCGGCTGGATCGGTGTGGCGCAACGTATGGAGTGGACGCCCAGTGCTACGGGGCCTGGCAAGTTGAGCTCTCTGCGCAGAGCCTTTGACGTCAAAAACAGCTCGGGTGCCATTGCCGCACGCATTACCGATGCAGACGGGGCTTATCTGTCCAGCGGCGAACAAATGGTTCCGCTTGAAGTGAGCTTTAATAACATGGCACTTAATAACACCAGCAAGGAGTTTATCAGCGCCACTGAGGCGGCTGCCGGTAAACGCGTTGACCTGACGATTGCCGCCGTTGATACAGGCAGTGAATTTACGCCGGGTGAATACAGCGGCATCGTAAACATGACGTTCGATGCTGTAGCACCTGTCACGCCTTAAGCCGTTTTAGTAATGCCTGAGTTGTAAGACTCTCTTTTCGGGTGGTCGAACTTCGATCGGTGTACTCGGCTGCCTGGAAAGTAGAGTTATAGGGGGTTTACATAAACGATGTCAGTTTGTCTGGATAATAACTATTGAACTCTTTCATGGGCCATGCCCTGATTGTTTGCGGGGCGATCATTGTATCGGCCAGCGTTAACGCTGAGGTTAATCCATCGTCCACGTTAGGTGTACTCAGTCAGGCAGAGTCTTTACCTGATGGTTTTCAGGAACACTTCTTCGATGTGCCCTTGGCCGTGCGTATTGATGTAAACACCCAATTGCTGGGCGATGCCCTGGTGATCCTCGGTCGTGATGAAACCATTCGATTGTTGAGTTTTACCGATACACAACAAAGCGCATTGCCTGAGGCAGAGCGTGCCCAATGGCTGGGGCAGTTGGCCAAGCCTGTTGCGCTGGGCAGTTGTACTGAAAATTGTGCAAATGGTTTGGTGGCCTTGCACTACAACCTGCAAGACTCACAGCTTTCGATTTTGACCGATGACGCCGAGCAACAAGGCGCAGCGGCTCAATACCACAGCCTGCCCGAAGGCGGCAGTGCCGGTCTGATTCTGCAAAATCAATTGAACATTGCCCGTGGTGGTGGCTCCGAATCCAGCACGGCGGCGCGTTATAACGTGCAGGCCAGCAGCAGCATCGGCAACTGGTCACAAGTGGCCTCGGCCGAGCTGGCGCGTACTGGCCAGCCCGACTCTCCCACTTATCACTCTCTGAACCAGCTCTACGGCCAGCGCGAGTTTGCCGGTAATTATCTGCGTCTGGGGTATTTCACTCCGGATGCGCTAGGGGTGTATCGACGACCGCGTAATTTTGGCGCCAGCCCTGATACCACCCTCGGCTTTATGTACGGGACCAGCGACAGCCTGGCCGTGAACAGCACAAGCCCCAGCACCTACCCCGTGTATGTCACGCCCAGCCGTCAGGGCCTTGTCGAGGTGTATCGCGACGGTGTGCTGATTTATAGCCAGGCCGTTACCAGTGGTTTACAGACACTGGACACCCGGCGCTTGCCCGGTGGCATTTACGCCGTGCAGGTGCGTTTGATCGAGGATGGACAAGTCACCTCCACGACCGAAGAGGTGATCTACAAGCCCAATAACTGGCGCAATGCCGATCAACCCTGGCGCTACAGCGTGTTCGGTGGCAAACGACGTCAATTGTTCAATAACTGGGGCGATGACGTTCAATATGATCAGGGTTTGACCTACGGAGCTCTGGTCAATTACCTGGTGCATCCCCGAGTCATTCTGGGGGCTGACGCCCAACGTGTTGCGCAAAAAATGCAATACGGCAGTTCAATAGACTGGAGCCTGTCAGACAAGATCAGCCTCTACAGCAACGTGTATCAAACGTCTGACTACGGCACGGGAATGGACGTTCAGGTCCGCTATCAGTATCAAGGCGGCAGCGCGATGTTTTCCCACTCGCGCTCCTGGCTTGATACCCGCAATGACATTAACTACCTGGACACCGTCGCAGTTCGCCCAAAAAACCGCTTCAACGGCCGTACTCAAAATTCAGCGTTGTCGGTTACCCAGCGCCTGAGCCTGACCAGCAGCCTCACCGGCCGGGTCAGCCACAGTAGCGGCAACACCAACGGCACTGGGGTGGATCTGAGCTGGTTACGCAGGAGCACGCTGTTTGGTAGCGATGTGAACTGGCAGGTCTCTTTGTTTGACCGCCCCGCGAGCATCAGCACCGGGAGCCAGCGCAATCGCGGGATCGACCTGAGCATCAACCTGGCGCTGGGCAAGCCCGGGGGCAGTCTCTCGGCCAGTATCGGCAGCCGCACCTCCCGTGATGGCGAGCGTGAGCTCAATGGTTCATTGGGTTACAACAAGGTCCTGGACGGTGATTTTCTCAAAGGTTTTTCCACCAGCCTGACGGCCGACAGTTACGGCGCGGGCTTGAGCGGCGCCACACAATTTGAAACCCGAGTGCTTAACGGCGACGCCTATGCACAGCGCTCTTCTTATAACGGAGAGATCAGCGGTGGCTTGAACCTCAGCAGCACCGTGGCCGTCGGCGCAGGGACTGTGGCTGCCAGCGGTAATTTTTATGGGGGCGACGGGGCAATGATCGTCGATCTGGATTCAGACATCGACAACCTGGTATTGCGCGCCGACGATATGGACGGCAGTTATGGCGCAGCGCTTAAAGCCGGGCGAAATATAGTGCCGGTGGGTGCTTATAAAAGTGGCACGGTGCACTTCGATTTCAATGGCAGTGATGCCCACGCCGCGTCGATACAACCTCCACAGACGCGCTACCACCTCAATAAAGGCGGCGTGATCTATCAAAAAGTGCGTGTCCTCAAAACCCTGTCGGTGCTGGGGCGTATTGTCGATCCCCAGGGCCGTCCCATGGCGGGCGCACATATTCAAAATCATGCCAGCACCGGTGTCACAGAGGCAGACGGGTTCTTTGTTCTGGAAATGAGCGAAGCGTCACCCAGCCTTGAAGTAAATCATCGTGGGCAGCCAGCGTGCAGTGTGCTTCTGGAACCGACCAAACATAAGCGTGAAAACAATGTGCTGCTGGTGGCCGATATTGTTTGCAACCCAACTTCGGTGGGTGTCGCTAAAGGGGCGTGAGTGGATAAGTAACGTGAATGCGCGTGCCCTGTTTAATAGCGGTGGATACACGGCGCACAAGGAGAGTGTGAGTCATTATTGTTAACGGAGTAATTATTATGCGGATGTTATTTCTTTTTAACGCTCAAGGTTATATGCGGTGCAAAGCAGCACTGCTATTGATGTGCTACGCGTTATCGACGTCGGCCTATGAAAAAACATTTGAGGCGGTGTATACCCCGGATCCAAATAACCCAACGAACAATTCCTTCGTCATGCGCACGCCTGGTGAAGGTAAATGCAAGCAGCCTGGTGATTGTCGCGGGGCACTGGGTATGCAGTTGCCCGTTGTTTTTGAGTCATCAACGGGCATTGACGTTGCCGCCAACGCGAGTGACCCCAGGCAAGGGGCCTACTTCAAGATCCCCCTGAGTTGGCGCAGCGTGATGTTGATCAACACTAAAACCGGCTCACAGGCTGAGTTAAAGGTTCGAGCATCGGCAATAGGGGCTCGATACGTGTTAACCCAGCCAGCGTACGAACTGTCGCCGGGCGGTCCGTCGGCCCCCAACCACGGGCATGGGTTGCTCTGGCAAGGGGGGATGTGGAATGAGTCCGTCGCGCCCTGTTATTCGGCAAGGTTGTGGTATTTGGTCCCTAAGATCCATGAGTTTCATTGGCAATATGGCGCCGGCGATACCTGCACTAAAAAGGCACTGTACGAAATACCGGGGCCCTTTATTTATAACAAGGTTGAAACCGCGTTTGAATTCATAATGCCCAAGCCGCTGGACATGGAACCTGGCGAATATACAGCCAGCACCCTTTACAGCGTCGGGCCAGGACAGGATTTTGATTTCGGCCAACTGATGCTCCCATCAGACAGCCAGATCGCCCTTGATTTCAGTTTTGTGGTGAACAGTGCGTTGACGGTGGACTTTGCACCGGGTTCCGAGCGCGCGGTATTACAGCCCAGAGAGGGGTGGCAGGGTTGGCTCAACTCAGGGCGCAAACCCCCTGGTTTGAGTGCGTTTCAGGATTTTAAATTATCGTCCTCAAGCAACTTCAAAATGTACCTGGACTGTCAATATTCGATCGGCACGGACTGCGGTATTTACGCCGAATCAGCCACGAATAATACCCAGGTGGCGGTGGATACAACGGTGAGTTTTCCGGCCGGTATTACGTTAAATCCAGGCAGGCGAGCAGCGATCAAAGTTCCCTTGGGGCAGGGCATACACAATGCGGTGAGTTTCGAAATTGACGGGGTCCAGTTATCTCGCGGTGCCAGCATGCAGTATGAAATAAAACCTGAGGTGACGGCGCTCATGGTTGAAAACCCGGGCAGTACCTACAGGGGGGTGGTCACGATTATATTTGATGCCTCGACTTAGCGGTTCACTCTATATAAAGGTCGTTGCGGCTGTTTCAGCGCAACGACGTGATGATGTATAAAATTCACTATCGGGG
This genomic stretch from Pseudomonas deceptionensis harbors:
- a CDS encoding TcfC E-set like domain-containing protein produces the protein MGHALIVCGAIIVSASVNAEVNPSSTLGVLSQAESLPDGFQEHFFDVPLAVRIDVNTQLLGDALVILGRDETIRLLSFTDTQQSALPEAERAQWLGQLAKPVALGSCTENCANGLVALHYNLQDSQLSILTDDAEQQGAAAQYHSLPEGGSAGLILQNQLNIARGGGSESSTAARYNVQASSSIGNWSQVASAELARTGQPDSPTYHSLNQLYGQREFAGNYLRLGYFTPDALGVYRRPRNFGASPDTTLGFMYGTSDSLAVNSTSPSTYPVYVTPSRQGLVEVYRDGVLIYSQAVTSGLQTLDTRRLPGGIYAVQVRLIEDGQVTSTTEEVIYKPNNWRNADQPWRYSVFGGKRRQLFNNWGDDVQYDQGLTYGALVNYLVHPRVILGADAQRVAQKMQYGSSIDWSLSDKISLYSNVYQTSDYGTGMDVQVRYQYQGGSAMFSHSRSWLDTRNDINYLDTVAVRPKNRFNGRTQNSALSVTQRLSLTSSLTGRVSHSSGNTNGTGVDLSWLRRSTLFGSDVNWQVSLFDRPASISTGSQRNRGIDLSINLALGKPGGSLSASIGSRTSRDGERELNGSLGYNKVLDGDFLKGFSTSLTADSYGAGLSGATQFETRVLNGDAYAQRSSYNGEISGGLNLSSTVAVGAGTVAASGNFYGGDGAMIVDLDSDIDNLVLRADDMDGSYGAALKAGRNIVPVGAYKSGTVHFDFNGSDAHAASIQPPQTRYHLNKGGVIYQKVRVLKTLSVLGRIVDPQGRPMAGAHIQNHASTGVTEADGFFVLEMSEASPSLEVNHRGQPACSVLLEPTKHKRENNVLLVADIVCNPTSVGVAKGA
- a CDS encoding CS1 type fimbrial major subunit, producing MQRTFIATVSPLALALFAALGATQVSAADPIEVQVQLVASIPSTSFYVVPAQTGWIGVAQRMEWTPSATGPGKLSSLRRAFDVKNSSGAIAARITDADGAYLSSGEQMVPLEVSFNNMALNNTSKEFISATEAAAGKRVDLTIAAVDTGSEFTPGEYSGIVNMTFDAVAPVTP